The genomic DNA CGGTCAGCAATTCTCCGCCTCCGATCAATACCAATACCAGACCTACAGGGAACACGGCTGCTCCAATAAAAGTAGCAATACTCCCCCATTCTTTGGGCGCGCTTGCGATAACTCGTATATCTAGCAAAAAACCAAGCGCAATAAATGCACCTGCTAAAAATCCCAATACCACTGCCACAGTCCATGGATTGTTCGCTTTGGCCACTCCTGTTTCCACCGTCTTTTCAGCAATCTGCCCCGGTTTATAACTTGCCATATATTCCGCTCCTTTAACATCTTTTTACTACAACATTCTCTCACATATTTTATTTAAAATCAGTGGTTTTGTTTGTGAAAAAAATCACTTTAATGAATATTAAAAAACAGCCCTTGGATAAAGGACTGTTTTTCATGTATTATTACGTCTACTGCGCTACTATGCGCTTTACATTTAGTTGTATTCTTCCTTTTCAACTGCTCTTAAGAACCAAATAACTCCACCTAGGCCTACCAGCGCCACGGCTACAAGAAAAAGGATATAAAACAAATCCATAAGCTACTTACCCCCTAATCCTTATGCTACTCTATATTGTACTATAAGGATTCGTCCATACGTCTCAGATTGTTGACAAACTTATGAACAATGTCACAGACAAAATGAATTATACGGTAACTGGCTTCCGTTCAGATATCGGCGGCAATGCTTGCAAACCCGCTGCATTCAGGAAATTCCAAGGCTTGTTATAATGCGGCTGGAAGAAGAAATCCACAAAGGCCAGTTGGTCAATGGTCATATGATTTTGGATCGCCACCGACAGGGTATTAATCGATTGGGTCAAATCTACCTTCGACATAATTTGTGCTCCGACAATTCTCCGTGTCTCCTGCTCATATACAACTTTCAGCAGCACCTTTTCCGACGTTGGCATAAATTCAGGACGGTAGCTGTCCTCAATGGTTACAGCCTCTACGGCCATACCTTCGTCCGCTGCTGCCGCTTCCGTCAAACCTGTTCCTGCAATATTATCTTCATAAATTTTAATACCCGAAGTTCCCTGTGTTCCCATATAGGCAATGGTCGGTTGGACCAAATTGCGTGCCACCAGCGTGCCCATACGAACAGCGTTGGTTGCCAACGGAATATACGCTGTTTGGCCTGTCGGGTTATAGCGGATTGCACAGCTATCGCCTGCAGCAAATACGTCCGGGCAGCTGCTTTGCATAAAATTGTCCACAATGATCGCGCCGTTAGGCAGCATGTCTACCTGACCTTTAAGCAGATCCGTTTGAGGACGGAAGCCGATGCAGAGAATAACAAGCTCTGTTTCATATTCTCCTTGGGATGTCACCACTTTATTCACCTTGCCGTTATTTCCTTCAAAACGGCTTACTGTTTCTCCCAGCACCAGCTTGATGCCATGTTCCTTCAAGGAATCTTCAATTCGGTCTGTATATTCCGGGTCCAAATATTTATTCAAAATACGATCAGCGCTGTCAATCAGCGTTACGTTCTTGCCGTTCATTTGAAAAGCTTCCACCAGCTCAACACCGATATATCCGGCTCCAACAACTGTAATATTCTGTACATGCTTGGCTTTCTCAATGATGTCATTGGAATGATTATAGTTTTTGCAGAGCAGGATATGATCAAGCTCAATACCTTCCAGCTTCGGAATAATAGGCCACGAGCCCGTAGTAACAATCAATTTATCAAAGGTGTCCGTAAATTCTTCTCCTGTTTGGAGATTGCGTGCTTGCAGCGTTTTGCCTGCTGTATCGACATTCGTTACCTCATGAAGCATCTTGGTCACGACACCCAGCTCCGCCAGTTCATTCGGGGAAGAATAAAACAATCCGTGCGGATCTTTGACGACACCACCTACGTACAGTGCAATACCACAGGATAAAAACGAAATATTGTCATTACGCTCGTAAACGGTAATTTCTGCATCTGGATAACATTTGGCTGTGTTGACGATGGCTGCCGTACCTGCGTGTGTACATCCGATAACTGCTACTTTCATGTTGAATTCCTCCTTGGTGTGTGGGCATAAAATATATGATATTTGTGAATAGTTTCACGTAACCGCATTGTTGATTGTGATTTATTTCACTTCTTGTGCTTATTATAGTGTGATATTTTTCACATTACAATAGCTTTTTATGATATTCACAATTTGTCCACATTTTTAAAGTCAGGAAGATACAACGTCAACCGTTTGCTGCAACGCCACTTTGCTTCATTTAGCTTTTCCCATATGGGCCTTGGCTATGCCTTTATATCAGGCTTCCAAATGCTACTGCAACGAACGATACCACATGTAAAATACAGAAAGCACAAAAAGGCCGAATCTCGAAAAACAACGGAGATTCGACCTTATGTAAACGTATATTCCTAACTAAGTGGAGGCTATTATAGCAGTTGCTCGATGGCCGCTTTCATCGCCTCTGGTGATTCTTTAGGTTCAAAACGACCCACAGGTACACCTTCACGATTCACAATGAATTTCGTAAAATTCCATTGAATCGTACCATCTTCCTGCTCTCCAGGCTGCTGCTTTTTCAAATATTCAAACAGAGATGCCGTATCCGGGCCGTTAACGTCCACTTTAGCGAATACCGGGAAATTCACCCCGTAATTCAGTTGGCAAAATTCAGCCGCTTCCTCGCTGCTGCCCGGCTCCTGACCGCCAAATTGGTTGCAAGGAAAGCCTAATACAACCAGTCCCCGATCCTTATATTCATCATATAGCTTTTGCAAATCCCCATATTGTGGGGTGAGTCCGCATTTGCTGGCGGTGTTCGCGATTACCAGCACCTTACCGGTGTAGGTATCCAGAGGAACCTCCTGATTCGCTGGTGTTACAGCATGATGTGAATAGACGGACATATAGCATCCTCCTTTGTTTCGCTTGGTTTAAGTTTCATCACCTATTTTACCCAAAACGAGACGGACATGCCAATTTCCCTCGATACTAGCGAGACGCCACCACTTCGAGTCTGCGTTCTTTACGTTCTGAGGCGGACATCCTTGGACACGCAAAACAATACCGCTGGCCTCCGCCTGTTTTGTAATATTGGCAGCAGGACGGTTTCATATATGCCTTCTCACCGGGACGGTAAGGGTTATCCAGCTCAACGAGACGGACCGTAAACGGGTTTCTTTTCCGCCCGAACACCTCTCCCTCCAGCTCCCGCGTCACATAATAATAATCTTGTTCCAAACGCTCCACATCCTGTGGATCGGTTAGCGATGGCTGTACCCTGTCCTTAAAATACAGCAAAGTCAGCGGGAACTGTCCCCACATCTGTCCAACAGATGCACCTCCTGCCGAAGCCATCGCCTCCAGTATCGGTCTGATCTGCAAGCTGTAAAAGTCGCGCAGCACCTGCTGCGCTTGCCCGGATGAATGATGCTCGTCTTGCCTGTTGCTGTCCAGCTCTGTTTGGTCGATGACCTGAAAGCTGATGGCGGGATATTTCCCTTGATAGCAAATATGAAATCTGAGATTGGAAACCGACAGATCGAGACGGCGTTCACACAAAGACACCATAAAATGCTGGGCAAATACAAGACCACGCAACTGGTTCACAAAATAAACAGCTGTGGTCAAGCTGTCTTCCGCACACAGCAACTCACCATAATACTCCAGCACAGTGCGAAGCTTATCCGGTTCAAGCCATTCAGCCACGGGCCCGGAGTATACTGCATCTTCTGGTGTGTCTGTCACTATTCGCGCCAATTGCTCAAGCTGCTCATAATCCAATGGTTTCATTACGTCTCCTTTATCCTCTTGCCGCTACCTGTGGTCTGGCTTCACGCCGCTCGGAAACGGAGCCAGCTACATGATTCTCCTCCAGCTTCAATCCCTTTACGGCCTGGCTTACCGCTGGTTGTCCGGCCAAAGCATATGGAAGACACAGCGGTACACCTGTACGAGGATCTGTTACGATATCTGCTTCAATTCCGAACACCTCGCGCAGCACGTCAGGGGACATGACCTCGGTCGGCGTTCCTACAGCCTCGGCCTTCCCTTTTTTGATCGCAATCATATGCTGGGCGTACCGGGCAGCATGGTTCAAATCATGCACGACCATGACAATGGTACGTTCGGCCGAAGTGTTCAAATATTCTAGCAAATGCAACACTTCCAATTGATGCGCCATATCCAAAAAGGTAGTCGGTTCATCCAGAAACAAAATATCCGTATCCTGCGCAAGCGCCATGGCAATCCATGCACGCTGACGCTGCCCGCCAGAAAGCTGGTCGATCGGGCGATCGTGGAATTCGCTCATACCTGTCACCTGAATGGCCCACTCTACCATTTTACGATCATCTGCTTTCATGGAGCCAAAGCCTTTTTGATAGGGAAAACGTCCGTAAGATACCAGTTCCGTCACGGTCAACCCTTCTGGTGCAGTCGGATTTTGAGGCAAAATAGCCAACTGCTTCGCTACCTCCCGGGTAGATTGCTTATGAATGGATTTACCGTCGAGCAGAACGCTGCCGCCTTTAGGATTCATGATGCGAGCCATCGTCTTCAGAATGGTGGACTTGCCGGAGCCATTTGCGCCCACCAATGCTGTGATTTTCCCTTGCGGTATTTCAACGTTCAGATCCTCCACAATCAACCGATCTTCATAAGCAATATCCAGATTAGCCGTTTTCAGACGAAACATTCGGAATCATTCCTTTCCCTTATCTAATATATAGTTACGGGCTTAACGCACGTGATTCATCAAAACTTCATGCTATCTTTATATAATAAAGATATTGATAATCATTATCAAGTATTGATTGGCATATTCCCTTAGCATAGGAATCATTTCACGGAAAATGACCCCGAAAATTCACAAAAGAAGACCACAGCTCCTCAAAGCTATGGTCTTCCAATATCCGGCAGACAACATCAAGACTGTACAGAACGCAGCCCAAATGCTTCAGCCATGAGACGTATGGATTTCAACTTGGCGTCAAAGTCATGAATAATACTTGCGACCATGATTTCCTGTGTATGATAAGCCTCACTTAATTGCTCAATTTGGTGCTTCACTTGCTCAGGTGAGCCAACTACCATGCGCTTGCGATTTTCACGGATGCGCATCCGGTCATATGGCGTATAAGGATAGGCCAATGCCTTTTCTACGGAAGGTGTGCCAGCGGAACGCATTCCCTGCTCCAGCAACACCAGGGACAGATCCATACTGGAAGCCAACCGATTGGCTTCCTCTTCGGTATCCGCACAGATAGCAAATACAGCGACAAGTGAACGCGGCTGATCACTGTGCTGCGAAGGCTTGAAATGCTCCTGATACTCTTGCATCGCTCCTGTGCCGCCTTCGCCGTTGATGAACTGCGCAAATGCAAAGCCCACGCCACGTTCGGCTGCAAGTCCCGCACTGTCGCCGCTGGAGCCGAGCAGCCACATTTCTGGCACGGTTTCTACGAGCGGCATCGCCTGTAATGAGCCGAAGCGATGATCACTGCCCGTACTGTCATGCAAATAGGCTAGCAGGTCATCCAACTGCTCGGGGTACAGATCGACACCACCTCGCATTTTACCCTCCTGCAAGGCTCTGGTAGCGATTGGCATTCCTCCCGGCGCTCGTCCCAGACCCAAATCCATGCGCCCCGGGTACAAGCCCTCCAATACACGGAAGTTTTCCGCTACTTTATAAGCGCTGTAATGCGGCAGCATCACACCGCCTGATCCCACTCGAATGGTTGAGGTACGAGCGGCCAGATGCGAAATCAATACCTCCGGGCTGGAACCAGCAAGATTAGAGGCAGCATGATGCTCTGATACCCAAAAGCGATGATACCCCAAGCGCTCCGCCTCTATAGCAAGCTCAGCGGTCTTTTGTAATGCTTGCGCATGCGTCATGCCTTCCGATACCGGAGATTGGTCAAGAATGCTGAGTTTTATCATATAAAGTCTGACCTTTCTGTTTGGGAATAAGAATAGGCATTAATTATAGCACGCGAAGCCACAGTTACCCAAGAGGGGCCAATTTGATTTATACTGGAAAATTGATTTTACACCGGAATTGGAAATGTTTATTTTTCGTTGAGGCTCGCCTTCACTTTATCCGCTTCATAAAGATGTGAACGCTTTTTAAAGAAACTAAACAGATGTGTGACGATAACCTTCAATACAGCATAGCCCGGAACCGCCAGTATAATCCCTACCACTCCAAACAGATTGCCCGCCGTCAGAATGACAAAGATAATGGTGATCGGATGCACCCGGAGAGACTTGCCCATAATTTGCGGAGAAATAAATTTACCCTCAATGAGCTGTACGACTGTCCATACAATGACCATTTTGAGCAGCATAACCGGAGATGTTACCAAAGCTACAATTAATGCAGGCGTAATGGCAATCACAGGTCCCAAATAAGGAACAACGCTCGTAAAGGACGCAATGACAGCAAGCGTCAGAGAATAGTCCAGTCCGATGATCAAGTAGCCGATATACAACAGCACCCCGATACAGAAGCTGACAATAATCTGCCCCCGTATATATGAGCTGACCTGATGATTCATTTCGGTCATAATGCGATCAGTCTCTTTACGCAGCATAGGCGGGAACATTTTCAGAATCGTCTGTGGCAGCTTATGTCCATCTTTCAGCAAGTAAAACAAAATAAATGGAACCGTAGCGATCGCAAGCACCGTTTCTGTGACTACACCCAAAAAGCTTCCCAAACTTGCCCAGGCATTATTAATAAAGGCAGATAACTTTTCAGAAGCCTTGGAGGCCAGCTCCGACGGATTAATTTGAATAGTATTCTGGAACTGATTCACAAAGTCACTGCCAATTAATTTCTCAAACTGTTGTTGTACTTGCTCGCTGTATGCAGGTACATTTTGAATCAATCCCTGAATCTGATCGCGTATCACAGGCACTACCGATGTAATCACGACGGTAATAATCCCTATGATAAGCAAATAAAGCACAATAATGGAGTAAATCCGTTTGACCTTGTTGCGCTCCAGCACATCAACCAGCGGATTGAACAGATAGTACAAAACACCGGACAAAATGACAGGAAGAATGATCGTTTTGAGCAGCACAATAACGGGGGTAAATATGTACGAAATTTTGGTAAGCACCAATACGTTTAAGCCGATCAGCAGCAGTACCAGCAGGAATAACACAAACTTGTTGTTCAGAAAAAACTTTTTGAATCGGTCTTTCCATGCTGGAGTTGTTTCCACATGACATTCCCCTTCTCTTTAAGCAAATGAGTGTAAAGATCCTACATATTGTTAGGATATATTTTTAGATTAATATATACAAGGTTATACCCATATAACACAAAAGCAAACAAAGTCGTACGACAGCATACAGACTTTGCTTGCTTTGGAATGTTATGGAGTATCGTTTGTCTTGGTTGCAGCAGAATCCGTCGTTGTGGTCACAGGTTTGTTTTCTTGCTCAAACATATTTTGTACAAAGCTCTTAAGCTTTCTCTGGTCCACACCCAATACCTGTGCCCCCTTAACCGTTGTCTCTCGCACCAGCTCATTCGGTGGAATTTGCTGTTTCGCGATGGTTTTGGCGTCGATATTAAAGCCTAATGAAGCCAGTTGCAGCATTTCCGTTGTGCTCAGATTCGTTTCAATATATGGAGAGATGCTGTTTAAAATACTTGGCAGCTTAATCAGAGACGAGGTCGACTGGATTTTGCCACCCAGCTCGGTAATAAATTTGCGTTGCCGCTCCGTACGCGTAAAATCGGAAGTGGCATCATGACGAAAACGTACATATTGCAAGGCCGTTTTGCCGTCCATGTGCTGCATTCCCTTTTTCAGATCAATATCAAACTGGTGCTTGTCTGCTTTGGAAGTGTAGTACATATCCTTTTCGACATCCAGATCAATACCGCCCACAGAATCCACCAGCGCAATAAAGCCGTTAAAATCCGTGTATACATAGTATTGGATCGGTATGCCGAGCAGGTCGCTCACCGTTTGTCTGGTCAGGTCAGGCCCGCCGTAAGAAAATGCGGCATTCAATCGACCTTGCCCATGGCCCGGAATATCAACGTACGTATCACGCAGGATCGACATAAGCGTAGCCTTCTTCGTGACCGGATCAACAGAAGCAACCATAACAGAGTCAGAGCGTCCTGAATCCTCCCCGCGTGAATCGCCGCCCAGCAGCAAAATATTCACTCTCTCTTTTCCATCCCACTCCGGGGGAAGAGACACTTCTACGGGCTGTACATTTGTTGGGGACTGGCTTTGTGCTTGCGGCTTAAATTTCGAATCCTGACCAGTAGCGACCGAAATTTGATTTGTAAAATGATATATAGAGTAAGCATAATATCCGCCCACCAAAAGAACTGCCGCAGTCACAGAAATACCCAGCCATTTTAATATTTTTCGCATATTTTCGGGTAACCTCGCTTTTATTCAACATCTTTCAGCTTATAAAAGCATACCCTCCCTGCAAGTTATCTGTCAATTCGGGTCGTCTGTTCAGCATAGCACGATTGACCTGCGGCTAATGATTGTTTTCCTTGTCTGTCACGCTGTTATTCTTATGTTCTTGCGGCGCCAGGTTAGCATTGTCAGGGGTGTCCGCGTACCATGGATTAAGATGCACAAGCACCTCGTAAACCCTCGGCTCCTGCTTCATCACAGCCCCTTTGATCAGCCGGATAATATCATGTCCCTGCTGAATCGTCAGGGAAGCATCCACAGAAGCGCGGATGTCCACAATAATGTAATGACCGTGCTCACGGGCACGAATGCGGTCAATTCGCTGAACGTCGTCTACACTTAGGGCTGCTTCCGCATAGCTTTCGATTTCCTCGGTTGCGATCGCCTTTTCCATCAGTATATCTATGGATTCACGGCCCATTTCCCACGCCAGCCTCAGAACCAGCAATGCGACCACAAACCCTGCAATCGGGTCACCGTAGGATAAAATAGGAATGCTCCAATGCTCCCCGATCAGACCTAAACCAATACCTAGTACAGCAGCAGCGGAGGCGTACACATCCGCCAAATGATCCTTGGCCGTAGCTATAAGCCCCTGGCTGTTGGCTGCCCTTCCGATACGGATGGTATATATATACAGCCATTGCTTCCAGAGCAGGGAGATGATTGCCGCCACCAGTGCCAGTATATGTTCCTTCGGCATAGGCTCAAACAGCGCCATAATGGAATGATAGCCAATAAATATGCCGGCTGCGAATAAAATGACCGCCACCACGCTGGCCCCAATGACCTCTGCCTTGCCGTGACCATAAGGATGATCCTCATCCGGCGGAAGACTCGATATACGCATCGCTCCCAGTGCCGTTGCCGAGGCGATTACGTCCCCGGCGTTATGCACACCATCAGCAACCAGCACCTTGCTGTTGAACATGACGCCTGTAATGATTTTAATGCCGGTTAATAGGATGTTGCTGATCAGGCTGATCCACGCTGACAGCATAGCACGTTTGCCCATATCCTGTTCCTGCATGATGTATAACCTCCGTATCTATCTTAAAAACAACTGTTATCGCCAAGTTAATCAGTTGTTTTTAAGGCAGCTATGCTGCTGGTTTTTCTTCAGTTGCTCAAGGCAGCTATGCCGCTGGTTTACTTTGTTAGCTCAGCGCAGTAATGCTGCTTGTGTCATCATATGATGCTGCCGCATCAGCGGCATGGGTGGAGATTACAATAGCCCCGGAAGATGAGCCTCTCCGGGGCTATTATCATAACCATAGTTGAGCGTTCTATGAGAACGCTCTTGCTTTATCTGGACCGTCCGCGACGGCCCCCCTGTCCTTGAGCCCCGCGCGGGCCGCCTTTGGCCTGTCCACCGCGACCACCTTGGCCTGCGCGGGCGGAGCCGCCACTGCTGCGGTCATACCCGCCGCGTTCGCTGCTTTGCCCTGCGGAGCGACCTTGGCCCCCGCGCGCGGAACCACCGCTGCTGCGGTCATATCCGCTGCGTTCGCTGCTTTGCCCTGCGGAGCGACCTTGGCCTGCGCGAGCAGAACCGCCGCTGCTGCGGTCATATCCGCCGCGTTCGCTGCTGCGGCTAGAGCGACGTTCGCCGCCTGCGGAGGCTGAGCGTCCTTCGCGCGGCTGTTCCCGCTCGGTGCGGCCACGGCCTGCCTGTTCACGGCCGCTGCCCCGGCGTCCGCCGCCGGAACCGTTGCCGCCAAAGGAACGGCGGTCGTTTCTGCCTGAGCGGCGTTCTCCATCCTGCCGCTCAGATGTACCGGTAGCAGGTCTACGCTGCCCACCGCCCTCGCTGCTGGTGAATGTGACACCAGCAACCTTCTGGATGTTCCGAAGCTCTGGAACATCCCGTGGCGTGGCGAGCGTTACCGCCACACCTTTTCCTCCGGCGCGGCCAGTACGACCGATGCGGTGGATGTAGCTTTCGGCATCCTGCGGCATGTCATAGTTGAAGACATGCGTTACGCCTTCCACATCCAGGCCGCGTGCGGCTACATCGGTCGCTACAAGCAATTGAAGCTTCGCTTCACGGAACGCCTTCATTACTTGCTCACGCTTGTTCTGGGACAAATCCCCGTGAAGCTCGCCGCTCTCAAAGCCCATCTCTTGCAACTGCTCATTTAACGCAGCAGCGCGGCGCTTCGTACGGCAGAAAATAACAGCCAAATACGGACGATCCGCATTCAGCATATCCACTAATGCTTGCTGCTTGCCCCGATCCGTCGTCTGTACAACGACCTGACGGATTTGGGTCACCGGAACGGAAGAAGCAGACTTCACTTTTACATCCACGGGTTCGTTCATATATACACGAGCCAGTTTGCGGATCCCTGCTGGCATTGTAGCCGAGAACAGCATCGTCTGTCTCCGGTACGGAACTTCCTGAAGAATCGTCTCTACATCGTTCAGAAAGCCCATGTGCAGCATTTGGTCCGCTTCATCCAGCACCAGCATTTTAACACCGCTCAGATCCAGCGTGCCGCGTCTCAGGTGATCCAGCAGTCGTCCGGGTGTACCGATAATCAACTGTGCGCCACCCTTCAGCTTGCGAAGCTGACGCTCTACATCCTGGCCTCCATAAACAGCCAGCAACGACAAGCTTGGCTCCGTAGCAGCCAACACGTTCGCTTCCTGTGTAATCTGGAGCGCCAGCTCACGCGTTGGAGCAATCACAAGCGCCTGCGGATGGCGCTTGTCCAAATTCATTTTTTGCAAAATCGGCAGTAAAAACGCAAGCGTTTTACCTGTTCCCGTATGCGCCTCGGCAATAACGTCCTGGCCTTCCATCAACAGCGGAATGGATTCCCGTTGCACAGGTGTTGGTACTGTAATTCCCTGCTCTTTCAAGGCGTCTACCCAATGCTGCTCTACGCCTAATGCTGCAAAATTCTTCAAGTGATATTCACTTCCCTTATCTTTATTCAATATGTGTCACGTAAAATAGGTTCATGTGCCATATGACATCCATCGTTCCATAGTTCAGAATTCCCATTTTTGTATCGGTTCTCATTCAACCCTTTTCAGGAAGGGAGCTTATCCGTTATCGTTGATTCTGTTCATGTAACCCAAACATACGGCCGCAATGCGGCTCAGGCCGTTCCATATATGACTTTCCTAGTATACGCGAAGTTGAACGGGTTTCCAAACCATTTTAATGAACGGATGCAAAAGGTGAATTTAGTTGCCATGTCAGATATTATGAAATAGGAAATGCTCGAACAGAACACCCAGACATAAATTATGTTTTCCAGTCATGGACTTGTTTTTCTTTACCACAACCTTGAAAAATCCATTATACTAAACATCAGGAGGTTGAAACTTATGCATATTCAGGTTCAAAACGTTGAAAAAATAGAAAACGATTATCTCATTCATTACAAAGCAGGGGGCGCACTGCCGTTCGTTCCGCATGATATTGTTCTGATTCATGGCAAGCAATATTTTATCGGCACGATTGTGGAGGTAGGGGCGGAACAGGCTCTTGTACGGATCAATCCGCAATATGAGAGCCAGTTGGCAGGCTCCATCGGGCTTGAACTGGCTTTCTCACCGACCGTCTCCATTCAAGGAGCAGATAAAATCGTGGAAAAGCTCGGATATTTCCCTCCCTTTCATTATGACCACATTACAGCAGCCGATATCACAAAGGACCAGATAACATTGACGATTGAACTATCACCACCTACCGTACTGATACCCAAATCACCCGATCTGACGCCTTCCGCTGAGCAACCCTTACTTACTATGTCTTCAACGGAAAATGTATCCCGTTACGCGGTGACCTTTACTTTTTTAGAAACAAAGGAACATGAGTTGACGGCTATGGAAACGGAAAATATCATTTTACAGCTTGATTTCCGTTATGAAGAAGCGGACATGGTCATTGATATTGATGCAATAACCGGTCTGTCAGGCAGCTTCCTGTGCAGAGGCATCCGTACGGAGATTGCAGAGTTGAATGAATACACTGGAGGCTCGGTAGCTGATCCAGAGTGATGCATACATATAAGTCAAGGAAGCTGCCTTTGCGCTGCTATGCTCACATAAGCACCTGCCCTACGCACAACATGCCCTGAAGCAATTGCTGCAACATGAGCGTGTCTGCCCAGCGGGAACTGTCAAGATAATCGACATCCAAAGGAGAATCAACCTACTCATGCGAGTCAAAATATTTATATTCATACTTATTATCGGGGTAATATGTGTTCCCGCCTATTTCATCATGAGCAGCTTCGGGTTATTCCAAAATGAAAAGGTACTTGTACAGTACAAGGTTGCCGTGGACCTG from Paenibacillus sp. FSL R10-2782 includes the following:
- a CDS encoding immunity 50 family protein codes for the protein MHIQVQNVEKIENDYLIHYKAGGALPFVPHDIVLIHGKQYFIGTIVEVGAEQALVRINPQYESQLAGSIGLELAFSPTVSIQGADKIVEKLGYFPPFHYDHITAADITKDQITLTIELSPPTVLIPKSPDLTPSAEQPLLTMSSTENVSRYAVTFTFLETKEHELTAMETENIILQLDFRYEEADMVIDIDAITGLSGSFLCRGIRTEIAELNEYTGGSVADPE